The following are encoded together in the Paludisphaera mucosa genome:
- a CDS encoding FIST signal transduction protein, producing the protein MKCVSALSTARSASTAFHQILERLDAEPGSDADPDPADLTLIFSSRHHAAVLGKLSQAFLEQGRTRHVLGCTGESIVGDEQEVENKPALAVWSLHHSAAEIQAVRFDPGGGSLRQSLASLEKPSESTLILLADPFTFGVNDLLKIANEDLVGLKILGGMASAGNEPGSNRLLLDGEAFTDGAVALRISGPIAVRTVVSQGCRPIGRTLLVTKAEQNIIRELGRRPALEALREIFRDLPEEDVDKVKEGLHIGRVINEYQESFHRGDFLVRNVVGAEESGAIQINDLIRVGQTVQFHVRDAETADEDLRESLARRPKGDEGGTVPVGALLFSCNGRGTRLFDVPNHDVATIREVLGPIPVAGFFAMGELGPIGGQNFMHGFTASVAVFEQPVA; encoded by the coding sequence CCGGGCTCGGACGCCGACCCCGATCCGGCCGACCTGACCCTGATCTTCAGCTCGCGGCACCACGCCGCCGTGCTTGGCAAGCTCTCGCAGGCGTTCCTCGAGCAGGGCCGCACCCGGCACGTCCTGGGCTGCACCGGCGAGTCGATCGTCGGCGACGAGCAGGAGGTCGAAAACAAGCCGGCGCTCGCCGTCTGGTCGCTGCACCACTCGGCCGCCGAGATCCAGGCCGTGCGGTTCGACCCCGGCGGCGGCTCGCTCAGGCAGTCGCTGGCGTCGCTTGAAAAGCCTTCCGAGTCGACCCTGATCCTCTTAGCCGACCCCTTCACGTTCGGCGTCAACGACCTCCTCAAGATCGCCAACGAGGACCTCGTCGGGCTGAAGATCCTGGGCGGGATGGCCAGCGCGGGCAACGAGCCCGGCTCGAACCGGCTCCTGCTCGACGGCGAGGCGTTCACCGACGGCGCCGTCGCGCTGAGGATCTCGGGGCCGATCGCCGTCCGGACGGTCGTCAGCCAGGGCTGCCGGCCCATCGGCCGCACCCTGCTCGTCACCAAGGCCGAGCAGAACATCATCCGCGAGCTGGGCCGCCGTCCGGCCCTGGAGGCGCTCCGCGAAATCTTCCGCGACCTGCCCGAGGAGGACGTCGACAAGGTGAAGGAAGGCCTGCACATCGGCCGGGTCATCAACGAGTACCAGGAGTCGTTCCACCGCGGCGACTTCCTCGTCCGCAACGTCGTGGGGGCGGAGGAGTCGGGAGCGATCCAGATCAACGACCTGATCCGCGTCGGCCAGACCGTCCAGTTCCACGTCCGCGACGCCGAGACCGCCGACGAGGACCTGCGCGAGAGCCTCGCCCGCCGGCCCAAGGGGGACGAGGGGGGGACGGTCCCGGTGGGGGCCCTGCTCTTCTCGTGCAACGGCCGGGGCACGCGGCTGTTCGACGTGCCGAACCACGACGTCGCGACGATCCGCGAGGTCCTCGGCCCGATCCCGGTCGCGGGCTTCTTCGCCATGGGCGAGCTGGGCCCGATCGGCGGCCAGAACTTCATGCACGGCTTCACCGCCAGCGTCGCCGTGTTCGAGCAGCCCGTCGCCTGA
- the icd gene encoding NADP-dependent isocitrate dehydrogenase, producing the protein MASPKAEAPAGGEKITIRDGKLTVPDSPIIPFIEGDGTGPDIWRASVRVFDAAVEKAYGGKKQIKWMEVYAGGKAHSLLNTWLPDETVEAFREYLVGIKGPLTTPIGGGIRSLNVALRQLLDLYVCLRPVRWFKGVPSPVKHPEKVDMVIFRENTEDVYSGVEFEAGSADVKKLLDFIKAEFPSAYKKIRFPETSGVGIKPVSSEGSERLIRSAIEYAIANGRKSLTLVHKGNIMKFTEGAFRNYGYALAEREFAGQTYTWDQWERTKAAQGEAAANAEQKAALDSGKILIKDAIADIVLQQVLTRPTDFDVIATMNLNGDYLSDALAAQVGGIGIAPGGNINYLTGHAVFEATHGTAPKYADLDQVNPGSVVLSGEMMFRYMGWTEAADLIIKGMDGAIDQKTVTYDFARLMDGAKQVKCSEFATAVISKM; encoded by the coding sequence ATGGCGAGCCCGAAAGCCGAGGCTCCGGCGGGTGGAGAGAAGATCACGATCCGGGACGGAAAGCTGACCGTCCCGGACTCCCCGATCATCCCGTTCATCGAGGGCGACGGCACCGGCCCGGACATCTGGCGCGCCAGCGTCCGCGTCTTCGACGCGGCGGTGGAGAAGGCGTACGGCGGCAAGAAGCAGATCAAGTGGATGGAGGTCTACGCCGGCGGCAAGGCCCACTCCCTGCTCAACACCTGGCTCCCCGACGAGACCGTCGAGGCCTTCCGCGAGTACCTGGTCGGCATCAAGGGGCCGCTCACCACGCCCATCGGCGGCGGCATCCGCTCGCTCAACGTGGCCCTCCGGCAGCTCCTCGACCTCTACGTCTGCCTCCGCCCGGTGCGCTGGTTCAAGGGCGTCCCCTCGCCCGTGAAGCACCCCGAGAAGGTCGACATGGTGATCTTCCGCGAGAACACCGAGGACGTGTACTCCGGGGTCGAGTTCGAGGCCGGCTCGGCCGACGTCAAGAAGCTCCTCGACTTCATCAAGGCGGAGTTCCCCTCCGCGTACAAGAAGATCCGCTTCCCCGAGACCTCGGGCGTCGGCATCAAGCCGGTCTCCAGCGAGGGGAGCGAGCGGCTCATCCGGTCGGCCATCGAATACGCGATCGCCAACGGCCGAAAGAGCCTCACGCTCGTCCACAAGGGGAACATCATGAAGTTCACCGAGGGGGCGTTCCGCAACTACGGATACGCCCTCGCCGAGCGAGAGTTCGCCGGGCAGACCTACACCTGGGACCAGTGGGAGCGGACCAAGGCCGCCCAGGGCGAGGCCGCGGCCAACGCCGAGCAGAAGGCGGCGCTCGACTCGGGCAAGATCCTGATCAAGGACGCCATCGCCGACATCGTGCTCCAGCAGGTCCTCACCCGGCCGACCGACTTCGACGTCATCGCCACGATGAACCTCAACGGCGACTACCTCTCCGACGCCCTGGCCGCCCAGGTCGGCGGCATCGGCATCGCTCCGGGCGGCAACATCAACTACCTCACCGGCCACGCCGTGTTCGAGGCCACCCACGGCACGGCCCCCAAGTACGCCGACCTCGACCAGGTGAATCCCGGCTCGGTCGTCCTCTCGGGCGAGATGATGTTCCGCTACATGGGCTGGACCGAGGCGGCCGACCTGATCATCAAGGGCATGGACGGCGCGATCGACCAGAAGACCGTCACCTACGACTTCGCCCGCCTCATGGACGGCGCGAAGCAGGTCAAGTGCAGCGAGTTCGCCACGGCGGTCATCTCCAAGATGTGA
- a CDS encoding glycosyltransferase family 4 protein — MRVTLVTETFPPQVNGVSRTLGELARRLGERGDAVQLVYPDYGDRPDPPHACRVGSISLPFYKELRLPLPPFGRTHRAIDAFRPDVVHVATEAFLGLSVLRHASRRSIPIVSSFHTNFDQYSHHYGVGWARSLIWRYLRWFHNRTLETYVPSRTTIAQLEGRGFDRLVLWPRGVDCTFFRPDRPGRTAVRETYGWSPDDVVLTYVSRIAPEKNVAYLAEAFALVAARRPDVRILFVGDGPSRGDLEARMGGIARFAGYRVGDELADHYAAGDVFAFTSTTETFGNVVLEAMASGLPVVALRAGGVGEIVRDDDTGLLVDPEAPPQVFAEALIKLVDQDQLRGRLARSARSYAESQSWDAIMDGLRDRYAGVIAQGRDLREPAPTAP; from the coding sequence ATGCGCGTGACCCTCGTCACCGAAACCTTCCCGCCCCAGGTCAACGGCGTCTCGCGCACCCTCGGCGAGCTGGCGAGGCGACTGGGCGAGCGCGGCGACGCCGTCCAGCTCGTCTACCCCGACTACGGCGACCGCCCCGACCCGCCCCACGCCTGCCGGGTGGGGTCGATCAGCCTTCCTTTCTACAAGGAGCTGCGGCTCCCCCTGCCCCCCTTCGGCCGGACCCACCGCGCGATCGACGCCTTCCGGCCCGACGTCGTCCACGTCGCGACCGAGGCCTTCCTGGGCCTCAGCGTGCTCCGCCACGCCTCCCGCCGCTCGATCCCGATCGTCTCCAGCTTCCACACCAACTTCGACCAGTACAGCCATCATTACGGCGTCGGCTGGGCGCGCTCGCTGATCTGGCGCTATCTCCGCTGGTTCCACAACCGGACGCTGGAAACCTACGTCCCCTCGCGCACGACCATCGCCCAGCTCGAAGGCCGGGGCTTCGATCGCCTCGTGCTCTGGCCCCGCGGCGTCGATTGCACGTTCTTTCGTCCCGACCGGCCGGGCCGGACCGCCGTGCGCGAGACTTACGGTTGGAGCCCCGACGACGTCGTCCTGACCTACGTCAGCCGGATCGCGCCCGAGAAAAACGTCGCTTACCTCGCCGAGGCCTTCGCCCTCGTCGCGGCCCGCCGCCCGGACGTCCGCATCCTGTTCGTCGGCGACGGCCCCTCGCGCGGGGACCTGGAGGCGCGAATGGGCGGCATCGCCCGTTTCGCCGGCTACCGCGTGGGCGACGAGCTGGCCGACCACTACGCGGCCGGCGACGTCTTCGCGTTCACCAGCACGACCGAGACGTTCGGCAACGTGGTCCTGGAGGCGATGGCCTCGGGCCTCCCCGTCGTCGCGCTCCGCGCGGGGGGCGTGGGCGAGATCGTCCGCGACGACGACACCGGCCTGCTCGTCGACCCCGAGGCGCCGCCGCAGGTCTTCGCCGAGGCGCTGATCAAACTCGTCGACCAGGACCAGCTTCGCGGCCGGCTGGCCCGGTCCGCCCGGTCGTACGCCGAATCCCAGAGCTGGGACGCGATCATGGACGGCCTCCGCGATCGCTACGCGGGCGTCATCGCCCAGGGCCGGGACCTCCGCGAGCCGGCCCCGACAGCTCCCTGA
- a CDS encoding ArnT family glycosyltransferase: protein MRKSILLLIAVLIFDVWYRAYTFAPTVVEATGLRAWPTATGPSEPLDCDEAIYAHMGRRILAGDVLYRDLTENKPPLGYWLYATPIALFGYSETAIRLFPIPYILATIAIVWWIGVSLSGPVAGGLAAFLYAILSTDPYLFGNGSNLEHLMNFFSVASLGLMVLGWDRGNAWPFALAGAALGAATLVKQVAVLPLAVYVAALAIRPTRDRIKAVGWLGLGLGFTLAAAAGVLLVQGAGTSAYDDIVRFGRAMATDVAPEPGAPTAWIRWLTGNADPQGTLPWPFGKTDYLVWWGRGSWPLWLMTPACLAHVAFAPTTSPKRRLVAGWTVAAIAEVVLPGMYWPHYYLLPTPGLALVLAITAGDSFAALGGRGRIVELAGAVAIVAATLGTTFLQVRDYLLRPPQDLTVRYKGGGQWVVLRALGKELGRRKGVFDDPRLYIWGWQSPLFFYGQLDGASRHLFTDNLLRDYADRDHPLITPRVAEIMADLRAKRPALIFAGYPPFPALRSFLFENYLPSRLVPSANGLGLWVAKDRYAAFENFDGPGTAGPLRELSGPARGGPGPGR from the coding sequence ATGCGCAAATCGATCCTGCTCCTGATCGCCGTCCTGATCTTCGACGTCTGGTATCGCGCCTACACCTTCGCGCCGACGGTCGTCGAGGCGACCGGGCTGCGGGCCTGGCCGACGGCGACGGGTCCGTCGGAGCCGCTCGACTGCGACGAGGCGATCTACGCCCACATGGGGCGGCGGATCCTGGCGGGAGACGTCCTGTATCGCGACTTGACCGAGAACAAGCCGCCGCTCGGTTACTGGCTGTACGCGACGCCGATCGCCCTATTCGGCTACTCCGAAACGGCGATCCGCCTCTTCCCGATCCCCTACATCCTGGCGACGATCGCGATCGTCTGGTGGATCGGCGTGAGTCTCTCCGGGCCCGTCGCCGGCGGGCTGGCGGCCTTCCTGTATGCGATCCTCAGCACCGATCCCTACCTGTTCGGCAACGGCTCGAACCTCGAACACCTCATGAACTTCTTCTCGGTCGCCTCGCTCGGGCTGATGGTCCTGGGCTGGGATCGGGGGAATGCCTGGCCTTTCGCGCTCGCAGGGGCGGCGCTGGGGGCGGCGACGCTGGTGAAGCAGGTGGCGGTCCTGCCGTTGGCCGTGTACGTCGCGGCGCTGGCGATCCGGCCGACACGGGATCGGATCAAGGCCGTCGGCTGGCTGGGGCTCGGCCTCGGCTTCACGCTGGCGGCGGCGGCGGGGGTGCTGCTGGTGCAGGGGGCGGGGACGTCGGCCTACGACGACATCGTCCGCTTCGGTCGGGCGATGGCGACGGACGTCGCGCCCGAGCCGGGCGCCCCCACGGCCTGGATCCGCTGGCTCACCGGGAACGCCGACCCCCAGGGGACGCTCCCCTGGCCATTCGGCAAGACCGACTACCTGGTCTGGTGGGGGCGGGGGAGCTGGCCCCTCTGGCTGATGACGCCTGCCTGCCTGGCGCACGTCGCCTTCGCGCCGACGACCTCGCCGAAGCGCCGGCTGGTCGCGGGATGGACCGTCGCGGCGATCGCCGAGGTCGTCCTCCCCGGCATGTACTGGCCGCACTACTACCTGCTGCCGACGCCCGGCCTGGCGCTCGTCCTGGCGATCACGGCGGGGGACAGCTTCGCGGCCCTGGGCGGCAGGGGCCGGATCGTCGAGCTGGCCGGGGCCGTCGCGATCGTCGCGGCGACGCTCGGGACGACGTTCCTGCAGGTCCGCGACTACCTGCTCCGTCCGCCGCAGGATTTGACGGTCCGCTACAAGGGGGGGGGCCAGTGGGTCGTCCTGCGGGCGCTCGGCAAGGAGCTGGGCCGTCGCAAGGGGGTGTTCGACGACCCGAGGCTCTACATCTGGGGATGGCAGAGTCCGCTCTTCTTCTACGGCCAGCTCGACGGAGCGAGCCGGCACCTGTTCACGGACAACCTCTTGCGCGATTACGCCGACCGCGATCATCCCCTGATCACGCCACGGGTGGCCGAGATCATGGCCGACCTGCGTGCGAAGCGGCCGGCCCTGATTTTCGCCGGCTACCCGCCGTTCCCCGCGCTGCGGTCGTTCCTGTTCGAGAACTACCTGCCCTCGCGGCTCGTCCCGAGCGCGAACGGCCTGGGACTGTGGGTGGCGAAAGATCGCTACGCCGCGTTCGAGAACTTCGACGGCCCCGGGACGGCCGGTCCGCTCAGGGAGCTGTCGGGGCCGGCTCGCGGAGGTCCCGGCCCTGGGCGATGA
- a CDS encoding ArnT family glycosyltransferase has protein sequence MDGSSTRRVGAGFGLIALIVVGAWADRSFGWVEPAFDFVAHQFYEVPMLARVRRPSQLVLVRWHLAIATAAAALGLIASPRLGREARWALAIFWVGYVIRAAAWICGGNVPLVPGDSSHYLEVATSVYRGEGPVKHYVESFFNDYPRIRSNQGVLDDWATPLDAYVRAAVYRLVGVAPGASFDATVAAAKGTSFVVNLLAFPALYGLARRRFGPEVALASIAILAVLPVHAIYAGFVLRESLVALTAILAVWTIAEVWNSARTGATLGWTLAAGVCGGLAILARNTGLALALASGLNALVRLRRRPLYIVLWAGLLLSVIAPWALATMREYGRPFYSYTNLFEYNFSWTVHHYEQGNTRPEQFYTRANAPEIVRVKVKSLIIIAVYSTMIVGLPVAAGYLYRLRKGGRDEPGRDVDWLSATIFVVFVAATIKSIADVTQVAQLGRYYLPAYLVMIPTAAAGVLACVDRWKVDRRAYIWLAATYVALLWADPTWAYDASWFARPYQLHWPALREAGDWIKGHPDAVPPDARVMTWFPWEMRVASDRPTVLMPRNYSAARIEEVARQYGVTHILWGSFEPPEHVDPETWGPYLEQVRTSLGLSQAKELYRSPRGSLYPVRLFRVR, from the coding sequence ATGGACGGCTCATCGACCCGCCGCGTCGGGGCGGGGTTCGGGCTGATCGCCCTGATCGTCGTGGGAGCCTGGGCCGACCGGTCGTTCGGCTGGGTCGAGCCCGCGTTCGACTTCGTCGCCCACCAGTTCTACGAGGTCCCGATGCTGGCCCGCGTCCGGCGGCCGTCGCAGCTCGTCCTCGTGCGCTGGCACCTGGCGATCGCGACCGCCGCGGCGGCGCTCGGGCTGATCGCGTCCCCCCGGCTGGGGCGCGAGGCGCGCTGGGCGCTGGCGATCTTCTGGGTCGGATACGTCATCCGCGCGGCGGCCTGGATCTGCGGCGGCAACGTCCCGCTCGTGCCGGGCGACAGCAGCCATTACCTGGAGGTCGCGACGTCGGTCTACCGCGGCGAGGGGCCGGTCAAGCACTACGTCGAGAGCTTCTTCAACGACTATCCGCGGATCCGCAGCAATCAGGGGGTCCTCGACGACTGGGCCACGCCGCTCGACGCCTACGTCCGCGCGGCGGTCTATCGGCTGGTCGGCGTCGCGCCGGGGGCGTCGTTCGACGCGACGGTCGCGGCGGCCAAAGGGACGAGCTTCGTCGTCAACCTGCTCGCCTTCCCGGCGCTCTACGGCCTGGCCCGCCGTCGGTTCGGGCCTGAGGTCGCGCTCGCGTCGATCGCGATCCTCGCCGTTCTCCCGGTCCACGCGATCTATGCGGGCTTCGTGCTCCGCGAGAGCCTCGTCGCGCTCACGGCGATCCTGGCCGTCTGGACGATCGCCGAGGTCTGGAACAGCGCGAGGACCGGGGCGACGCTCGGCTGGACGCTCGCGGCCGGCGTCTGCGGCGGGCTCGCCATCCTGGCGCGGAACACGGGGCTCGCGCTGGCGCTGGCCTCGGGGTTGAACGCGCTGGTCCGGTTGCGTCGGCGACCGCTTTACATCGTGCTATGGGCGGGCCTCCTCCTGTCCGTGATCGCGCCCTGGGCGCTGGCGACGATGCGCGAGTACGGGCGGCCGTTCTACTCGTACACGAACCTGTTCGAGTACAACTTCTCGTGGACCGTGCACCACTACGAGCAGGGGAACACGAGGCCCGAGCAGTTCTACACTCGCGCGAACGCGCCCGAGATCGTCCGCGTGAAGGTCAAGTCGCTGATCATCATCGCCGTCTACTCGACGATGATCGTCGGCCTGCCGGTCGCGGCGGGCTACCTCTACCGGCTGCGGAAGGGCGGTCGCGACGAGCCGGGCAGGGACGTCGACTGGCTCTCGGCGACGATCTTCGTCGTCTTCGTCGCGGCGACGATCAAGAGCATCGCCGACGTCACGCAGGTCGCGCAGCTCGGTCGGTATTACCTGCCCGCCTACCTGGTGATGATCCCGACGGCCGCGGCGGGCGTCCTGGCATGCGTCGACCGCTGGAAGGTCGACCGTCGGGCCTACATCTGGTTGGCCGCGACCTACGTCGCGCTCCTCTGGGCCGATCCGACGTGGGCTTACGACGCCTCGTGGTTCGCCAGGCCCTATCAGCTCCACTGGCCCGCGCTCCGCGAGGCGGGCGACTGGATCAAGGGCCATCCGGACGCCGTCCCTCCCGACGCGCGCGTCATGACCTGGTTCCCATGGGAGATGCGCGTCGCCTCCGACCGGCCCACGGTCTTGATGCCCCGCAACTACAGCGCGGCGAGGATCGAGGAGGTCGCGCGGCAGTACGGGGTGACGCACATCCTCTGGGGCTCGTTCGAACCGCCCGAGCACGTCGACCCCGAGACCTGGGGCCCGTACCTGGAGCAAGTCCGGACGTCGCTCGGGCTGTCGCAGGCCAAGGAGCTGTATCGATCGCCGCGAGGCTCGCTGTATCCCGTCCGCCTCTTCCGCGTCCGGTAG